A region from the Thermodesulforhabdaceae bacterium genome encodes:
- a CDS encoding cobyrinate a,c-diamide synthase: protein MEKLRQQKCFPGVLNPAGLVVAALKGGSGKTFVSTGLAAAFKSIGYKVVPFKKGPDYIDAGWLSVAAGSPCYNLDMFLMKPEDVVASFCYQSNKADIALVEGNRGLFDGLDEIGSCSTAELAKLLGLPVVLIIDVTKMTRTSAALVYGCQHFDKDLKVSGVILNRVGTSRQETLIRRAIEESCGVPVVGSIPRLSNNFFPERHLGLIPAFEHFKVREAIDYARNIVKDSVDLEKVLSIAEKGRSCGLGFVDFSLSFDSRSAKELGCVIGVIRDEAFQFYYPENLLALEKAGAKLVFFSALADKHLPSNIDGLYIGGGFPEVYAEILAGNDVLKAEIREAIDRGLPVYAECGGLMYLSEYITVDKSSYPMVGVLPLEVEMYKRPQGHGYVLGQIVEENPFFPVGYSFRGHEFHYSRAVLKNDSYRDVRFILKLQKGHGIVEQFDGIVYRNCVALYAHVHALTCKEWAKSFVKTAQSYRVGNMKSGSFKEALLPAVDDQL from the coding sequence ATGGAAAAACTGAGGCAACAGAAATGCTTTCCTGGCGTGTTAAATCCTGCTGGTCTAGTTGTTGCCGCACTTAAAGGTGGATCCGGTAAAACCTTTGTTTCTACCGGTCTTGCCGCTGCTTTCAAATCGATCGGTTACAAAGTTGTCCCTTTTAAAAAAGGTCCCGATTACATCGATGCAGGCTGGCTTTCTGTCGCAGCGGGATCTCCCTGTTATAATCTTGATATGTTTCTTATGAAACCAGAAGATGTTGTAGCTTCCTTTTGCTACCAAAGCAATAAAGCAGATATAGCTCTGGTTGAGGGTAATCGAGGGCTTTTCGATGGCCTGGATGAAATAGGAAGCTGTTCCACTGCAGAACTTGCAAAACTTCTTGGACTTCCGGTTGTTCTCATTATAGACGTTACTAAAATGACAAGAACTTCTGCCGCTCTTGTTTATGGTTGCCAACATTTCGATAAGGATTTGAAAGTCAGTGGGGTGATTCTCAATAGAGTAGGGACCTCTCGGCAGGAGACTCTCATAAGGCGAGCGATTGAAGAATCTTGTGGTGTGCCTGTTGTAGGCTCCATTCCTAGGCTATCCAATAATTTTTTTCCTGAAAGGCATCTCGGTCTTATTCCTGCTTTTGAGCACTTTAAAGTAAGGGAAGCTATCGATTATGCTCGTAATATTGTTAAGGATTCGGTGGATCTAGAAAAGGTTTTGTCCATTGCGGAAAAGGGAAGATCTTGCGGGTTAGGATTTGTGGATTTTTCTCTATCTTTTGACAGCCGAAGTGCTAAAGAGTTAGGTTGCGTGATAGGGGTTATTAGAGACGAAGCATTTCAGTTTTATTATCCTGAAAATCTACTAGCTCTTGAAAAGGCTGGAGCGAAATTGGTTTTCTTTTCGGCTTTAGCTGATAAGCATTTGCCATCCAATATTGATGGGCTATATATTGGTGGTGGATTCCCTGAGGTTTATGCGGAGATTCTGGCAGGAAACGATGTTTTGAAAGCAGAGATAAGAGAAGCTATCGATAGGGGTTTGCCTGTTTATGCCGAATGTGGTGGGCTTATGTATCTTAGCGAATATATTACAGTTGATAAGAGTTCTTACCCTATGGTTGGAGTGTTACCTTTAGAAGTAGAAATGTATAAGAGGCCTCAGGGACATGGTTACGTCTTAGGACAAATTGTTGAGGAAAACCCCTTTTTTCCTGTAGGCTATTCCTTTAGAGGACATGAATTTCACTATTCTAGAGCTGTTTTGAAGAATGATAGCTATAGGGATGTGCGTTTTATTCTGAAACTTCAGAAAGGCCACGGAATAGTTGAACAATTTGATGGAATAGTGTATAGAAACTGTGTAGCTTTGTATGCTCATGTTCATGCATTGACCTGTAAAGAATGGGCGAAAAGCTTTGTGAAGACAGCCCAGTCCTACAGGGTAGGGAACATGAAGTCGGGGAGCTTCAAGGAAGCCCTTCTCCCCGCTGTAGATGATCAATTATGA
- the gatC gene encoding Asp-tRNA(Asn)/Glu-tRNA(Gln) amidotransferase subunit GatC: MKSSKITREEVKHIAKLARLKLSDEEEERMTHQINDILLYMEKLNELDTSNIEPMHHAVEQVNVMREDKPKPSLEHEKALANAPQQNGVFFIVPKVI, encoded by the coding sequence ATGAAGTCGTCCAAAATTACCCGCGAAGAAGTAAAGCACATTGCAAAGCTTGCACGGCTCAAACTATCGGATGAAGAAGAGGAACGAATGACTCACCAGATAAACGATATTCTCCTCTACATGGAAAAGCTTAATGAACTTGATACGTCCAACATTGAGCCCATGCATCACGCAGTAGAGCAAGTAAATGTCATGAGAGAAGATAAGCCAAAGCCATCGCTTGAACACGAAAAAGCCCTTGCAAATGCCCCTCAACAAAACGGGGTATTTTTCATTGTTCCTAAGGTAATATGA
- a CDS encoding TusE/DsrC/DsvC family sulfur relay protein, with product MAKTIEYKGKVFEIDEDGFISSFDQWCPEWVEYVKKSEGIEELTEAHWKIINILQDYYKKHGIAPMVRILTKLTGYKLKEIYELFPSGPGKGACKMAGLPKPTGCV from the coding sequence ATGGCAAAGACGATTGAGTACAAAGGCAAAGTATTCGAGATTGATGAGGATGGGTTCATTTCTAGCTTCGATCAGTGGTGCCCTGAATGGGTCGAGTATGTGAAGAAGTCTGAAGGTATTGAAGAACTTACGGAAGCTCATTGGAAGATCATCAACATCCTCCAGGATTATTACAAGAAACACGGTATTGCTCCGATGGTTCGAATTTTGACCAAGCTGACTGGCTATAAGCTCAAAGAAATCTATGAACTTTTCCCATCTGGACCTGGTAAGGGTGCTTGTAAGATGGCTGGTCTTCCTAAGCCTACTGGTTGCGTATAA
- the gatA gene encoding Asp-tRNA(Asn)/Glu-tRNA(Gln) amidotransferase subunit GatA, translating to MSEEITRWGIAETRRRLIKKEITSVEVTEAYLKRIETLNPKLNAFITVCRERALKDAQFYTEHPERLLEKPLGGIPIAIKDCLCTEGIRTSCGSKILESFVPPYNSTVVEKLSQAGAILIGKTNMDEFAMGSSTEHSYFGPTRNPWDMSRVPGGSSGGSAAAVAACLCTGAIGTDTGGSIRQPAAFCGIVGMKPTYGRVSRYGLIAFASSLDQAGPMARNVQDTALLLQIISGYDPKDTTSILKEVPSYCEEMKKPVKNLRLGVPKEYFAVKGMDPNIEEAIRKAIKVFESLGARTIDISLPHTEYGVAAYYIIAPAEASSNLARYDGVKYGFRSSSGTQDLISMYSETRYQGFGSEVKRRIMIGTYALSAGYYEAYYHKASQVRNLIRKDFEEAFLTCDAIIAPVTPILPFFIGEKLEDPLSMYLSDIYTLPASLAGIPGITIPCGLSPEGLPIGLQILGNYFQEDLILRLAYAFDQASGMSARYPSI from the coding sequence ATGAGCGAAGAAATCACCCGCTGGGGCATTGCCGAGACAAGGCGGCGGCTAATAAAAAAGGAAATTACATCTGTTGAAGTAACTGAAGCTTATTTGAAACGAATTGAGACTCTCAACCCAAAGCTTAATGCATTCATTACTGTTTGCCGAGAACGAGCGCTTAAGGATGCTCAATTTTACACAGAACATCCAGAAAGACTCTTAGAAAAACCCCTGGGCGGGATCCCCATAGCCATAAAAGACTGCCTTTGCACAGAAGGGATAAGAACCTCTTGCGGAAGTAAAATTCTTGAGTCCTTCGTGCCACCATATAATTCAACCGTTGTAGAAAAGCTTTCGCAAGCTGGAGCCATCCTGATAGGCAAAACCAATATGGATGAATTTGCAATGGGGTCGAGCACTGAACATTCCTATTTTGGACCCACTAGAAATCCCTGGGACATGTCAAGAGTCCCTGGAGGGTCTAGTGGAGGATCAGCAGCAGCGGTGGCAGCCTGCCTATGCACAGGAGCCATTGGAACAGACACGGGTGGATCTATTCGGCAACCTGCGGCTTTTTGTGGCATTGTGGGCATGAAACCAACCTATGGAAGAGTTTCTCGTTACGGGCTCATTGCCTTCGCTTCATCGCTGGATCAGGCAGGCCCTATGGCAAGAAACGTTCAAGATACGGCTTTGCTTCTACAAATTATCTCCGGATACGATCCCAAAGATACCACATCAATTCTTAAGGAAGTTCCATCATACTGCGAAGAAATGAAAAAACCCGTAAAAAACCTGAGATTGGGGGTTCCTAAAGAATATTTCGCTGTAAAAGGTATGGATCCCAATATCGAAGAAGCCATAAGGAAAGCTATTAAGGTTTTCGAAAGCCTTGGGGCAAGAACCATCGATATAAGCCTACCGCATACGGAGTATGGGGTCGCCGCCTATTATATCATCGCACCGGCGGAAGCAAGCTCAAATCTTGCTCGCTACGATGGAGTAAAATACGGCTTCAGATCATCATCTGGAACTCAGGATCTTATATCGATGTATTCAGAAACAAGATATCAGGGTTTTGGATCTGAAGTAAAAAGACGTATCATGATTGGAACCTATGCTTTGTCCGCCGGATATTATGAAGCATACTACCACAAGGCATCACAGGTGAGAAATCTTATAAGAAAAGACTTCGAGGAAGCATTCCTTACCTGCGATGCTATAATCGCTCCCGTAACGCCAATTCTTCCTTTTTTTATCGGCGAAAAACTAGAAGATCCGCTGTCGATGTATCTATCCGACATTTATACTCTTCCAGCAAGCCTCGCCGGGATACCAGGCATCACAATCCCTTGTGGCCTTTCCCCCGAAGGACTTCCCATTGGCTTGCAAATTCTCGGAAACTATTTTCAAGAAGATCTAATACTACGATTAGCCTACGCCTTTGATCAAGCTTCCGGCATGAGTGCTAGATATCCATCGATCTGA
- the cobI gene encoding precorrin-2 C(20)-methyltransferase — protein MANFGTLYGIGVGPGDPELLTVKAVRILQKVSYIFAASSSKNDYSVALEAVKSYLSPQANVYSLPFPMTYDQQELEKAWHDNCKPMIELLARGEDVAFITIGDPLVYSTYIYIMRTIRSLYPDVPIQTIPGITSFQAAASFCNVPVVEGEESMAVVSGARGAAHLDKTLECCDTVVLLKVYRQMPEIIKTLEEKSLHASIFYVSRCGLPDQEIFCELGELKGRKPHYLSLMIVKKNKGNHNKP, from the coding sequence ATGGCAAACTTTGGAACATTATACGGTATCGGAGTCGGTCCCGGGGATCCAGAGCTTTTGACTGTAAAGGCTGTGAGGATATTGCAGAAAGTATCATATATCTTCGCAGCGTCTTCTTCCAAAAATGACTACAGTGTGGCTCTTGAAGCTGTTAAAAGCTATCTTTCCCCGCAAGCTAATGTTTATTCGCTTCCCTTTCCAATGACCTACGATCAACAAGAATTGGAAAAGGCGTGGCATGATAACTGTAAGCCAATGATTGAGTTACTTGCTCGGGGAGAAGATGTAGCTTTTATCACTATAGGCGATCCCCTGGTTTACAGCACTTACATCTACATTATGCGAACGATTCGAAGCTTGTATCCAGATGTTCCAATCCAGACAATCCCGGGCATCACATCGTTTCAAGCGGCTGCTTCCTTCTGTAATGTGCCCGTGGTAGAGGGGGAAGAATCGATGGCCGTCGTGTCGGGAGCTCGAGGAGCCGCTCATCTGGATAAAACTTTGGAATGTTGCGATACGGTGGTGCTTTTAAAAGTATATCGCCAGATGCCAGAAATTATAAAAACTCTTGAGGAAAAGTCTCTTCACGCTTCAATTTTCTATGTCAGCCGCTGTGGTTTACCTGATCAGGAGATTTTTTGTGAATTAGGGGAACTGAAGGGTAGAAAACCACATTATCTTTCTCTTATGATTGTAAAAAAAAATAAAGGTAATCATAATAAACCTTGA
- a CDS encoding glycosyltransferase yields MEYFLRDLLVALARRGIEVGALVHHHKPGLPSSFEIIDRVFVWRSKILGHLGFIPLSPAFLKSFLECINNWKPDILHFHLPNASAFWGLGICRAKKIPWVIHWHADVVSSNFSKILKFSYPIYAIPERLFLKRADVVIASSPDYLNSSKPLNDFHNKCTVVPLGIDTDRMPYPSSSLLQWAEQTWGNTSFRVLSAGRLSYYKGFDVLIKAIGLLPEDVSLHIAGTGYLENPLKKLARQLGLQNRVVFHGYLSPEQLTALFLSSHCFVLSSIERTEAFGIVLLEAMFHEKPIIASNLKGSGMSWIVKNARCGLLFEPGNIHDCAEKILWLKNNPRKAIKYGEAGKTFLLDNLLIDRVAKKIAFIYQGLL; encoded by the coding sequence ATGGAATATTTTTTGAGAGATCTTCTCGTGGCTCTGGCTCGCCGCGGAATCGAAGTCGGAGCCCTGGTGCACCACCATAAACCCGGCTTACCTTCAAGCTTTGAAATAATTGATAGAGTCTTTGTCTGGCGATCAAAAATCCTGGGACATCTGGGTTTTATCCCACTAAGTCCAGCTTTTCTTAAATCTTTCCTTGAATGTATCAACAACTGGAAGCCTGATATCCTTCATTTCCACCTTCCCAATGCATCAGCTTTCTGGGGACTGGGAATCTGCCGGGCAAAAAAAATTCCCTGGGTAATACACTGGCACGCCGATGTCGTCTCATCAAATTTCAGTAAGATACTAAAATTTAGCTATCCTATCTATGCTATTCCAGAAAGACTTTTTCTGAAACGAGCAGATGTCGTCATAGCCTCATCGCCGGATTATCTGAATTCCAGTAAACCCCTTAATGACTTTCACAATAAATGCACTGTTGTGCCTTTAGGTATTGATACCGACCGGATGCCTTATCCTTCTTCTTCACTTTTACAATGGGCGGAACAAACCTGGGGGAACACATCATTTAGAGTATTATCCGCCGGAAGGCTCAGCTATTATAAGGGTTTTGATGTTTTAATAAAGGCTATAGGTCTTCTTCCTGAAGATGTGAGTCTCCACATTGCGGGAACAGGTTACTTAGAGAATCCACTAAAAAAATTAGCCCGCCAATTAGGGCTTCAAAATCGAGTAGTTTTTCACGGTTATCTTTCTCCAGAACAGCTTACCGCTCTATTTCTCTCAAGCCACTGTTTTGTTCTATCATCCATCGAACGAACCGAAGCTTTCGGCATAGTGCTTCTTGAAGCTATGTTTCACGAAAAACCAATTATAGCAAGCAACCTAAAAGGATCTGGTATGTCCTGGATTGTTAAAAATGCTCGGTGTGGATTGCTTTTTGAACCTGGAAATATTCACGATTGCGCAGAAAAAATCCTGTGGCTTAAAAATAACCCCAGGAAAGCTATAAAATATGGAGAAGCAGGAAAAACTTTTTTACTGGACAATCTATTAATAGATCGTGTTGCTAAAAAAATTGCCTTTATTTATCAAGGTTTATTATGA
- the hflC gene encoding protease modulator HflC: MNGVRWIVPVSLIMLLIVGDVFFVVNETQQVVITQFGRPVRSPITTAGLYFKIPFIQKVNVFEKRVLKWDGNPTQIPTRDKKYIWVDTTARWKIGDPLLFLMRVGSIQTAHSRLDGIIDSVVRDHVANNLLVELVRSEGWEEAGKSLLESGEMTDYAVATKAGESDEPLKLEKGREKITREMIATASPLLKELGIELLDILVKRINYIDTVQQKVFDRMISERKRIAAQYRSEGEGEKAIILGQMEKELAKIRSEAFMTAQKIRGQADAEATRIYAEAYGKDPDFFDFLRSLEVYKNFSNPQGSVVFSTKIEALKYLKGAKKAGE; encoded by the coding sequence ATGAATGGTGTCAGATGGATTGTTCCAGTATCGCTGATAATGTTATTGATAGTTGGAGATGTTTTTTTTGTTGTGAACGAAACTCAGCAGGTTGTGATTACTCAGTTTGGAAGACCAGTAAGAAGCCCCATTACTACTGCTGGGCTTTACTTCAAGATTCCTTTTATTCAGAAAGTAAATGTTTTTGAAAAGCGAGTGCTGAAGTGGGATGGCAATCCTACTCAGATTCCCACCAGAGACAAAAAATACATTTGGGTAGATACCACAGCTCGGTGGAAAATTGGAGATCCATTGCTTTTCCTTATGCGAGTAGGGTCAATTCAGACGGCTCATAGTCGCCTGGATGGCATTATTGATTCGGTAGTGCGGGATCATGTAGCTAATAATTTGCTTGTGGAGTTGGTCCGAAGCGAGGGATGGGAAGAGGCTGGAAAGAGTCTTCTTGAGAGTGGAGAGATGACCGATTACGCAGTCGCTACAAAGGCGGGAGAAAGTGATGAACCCCTAAAACTCGAAAAGGGGCGTGAAAAGATTACAAGAGAAATGATCGCTACCGCTTCGCCTCTTCTCAAAGAACTTGGTATTGAACTGCTGGATATTCTTGTCAAACGCATAAATTATATAGACACCGTTCAGCAGAAAGTTTTCGATAGAATGATTTCCGAACGGAAACGCATTGCCGCTCAATACAGATCCGAAGGTGAAGGAGAAAAAGCAATCATCCTAGGACAGATGGAAAAGGAGCTAGCAAAAATTAGATCCGAAGCCTTTATGACTGCTCAGAAGATTAGAGGTCAGGCTGATGCGGAAGCAACCAGAATTTATGCTGAAGCCTATGGAAAAGATCCGGATTTCTTCGACTTTTTGAGATCTCTTGAAGTTTATAAGAATTTTTCAAATCCACAGGGAAGTGTTGTTTTTTCAACAAAGATCGAGGCGCTTAAGTATTTGAAAGGGGCTAAAAAAGCAGGTGAATGA
- a CDS encoding ferredoxin: MWRVTVDKDKCAGDGECVEVCPVNVYEMIDGKAEPVNADECLGCESCVEVCEQGAITVEEV, encoded by the coding sequence ATGTGGAGAGTAACGGTTGACAAAGACAAGTGTGCTGGTGACGGTGAATGTGTGGAAGTATGCCCCGTGAACGTTTACGAAATGATCGATGGTAAGGCTGAACCTGTAAATGCAGATGAATGTCTTGGTTGCGAAAGCTGTGTAGAAGTGTGCGAGCAAGGAGCTATCACCGTCGAGGAAGTCTAA
- the hflK gene encoding FtsH protease activity modulator HflK yields MVWEPRRPSKPGVPPEFEELFQRLRNLFGYRRSPIWVGIIVFAVIIVALNSYYIVNPQETAVVLRFGKFIRTADPGLHFKIPFGIEQVQKVVTGRVLQREYGYRTVEAGVRSRFTEKGYEEEARMLSGDLNVVDVQWTVQYKIADPVKYLFRVRDVEGTLDDISESVMRRMVGNRYADEVLTIGRAGIAENARKEIQAIMDHYETGIHIVSVKLQNVNPPEPVRAAFNEVNEARQEKERMINEAQKLYNENIPKARGEARQIITEAEGYATERVNRARGEADRFSEIFTAYQKAPDITRKRMYLESFEHLMNSAKSVFILDETQKNILPFLDLSRGTFIETPSKEPTEQHKTTAKP; encoded by the coding sequence ATGGTGTGGGAGCCAAGACGTCCATCAAAGCCTGGTGTTCCTCCAGAATTTGAGGAACTTTTTCAAAGACTGAGAAACCTTTTTGGATATCGGCGAAGTCCGATCTGGGTGGGAATCATAGTGTTTGCTGTCATTATAGTAGCTCTAAATTCCTACTACATCGTAAACCCACAAGAAACGGCTGTAGTTTTAAGATTTGGCAAATTTATACGCACAGCCGATCCCGGTTTGCATTTCAAAATACCCTTTGGGATTGAACAGGTTCAAAAGGTTGTTACAGGACGGGTTCTTCAAAGAGAATATGGTTACCGAACAGTTGAAGCTGGTGTGAGAAGTAGATTTACTGAAAAAGGTTATGAGGAAGAAGCAAGAATGCTCAGTGGAGATCTCAATGTGGTAGATGTTCAATGGACGGTTCAATATAAAATTGCCGATCCAGTAAAGTATCTATTCCGAGTTCGGGATGTTGAAGGGACCCTGGATGATATTTCTGAATCAGTTATGAGAAGAATGGTGGGTAATCGCTATGCTGACGAGGTGCTTACAATTGGAAGAGCTGGAATAGCTGAGAACGCTCGCAAAGAGATTCAGGCAATCATGGATCACTACGAAACAGGGATCCATATTGTATCAGTGAAGCTTCAAAACGTGAATCCTCCAGAACCTGTTCGTGCGGCTTTCAATGAAGTCAACGAAGCCAGGCAGGAAAAGGAACGTATGATCAACGAGGCTCAAAAGCTTTACAATGAGAACATTCCTAAGGCTAGGGGGGAGGCGAGACAGATAATTACGGAAGCTGAAGGTTATGCAACAGAGCGAGTAAATAGAGCTCGGGGAGAAGCCGATCGATTTTCGGAAATTTTCACGGCCTATCAAAAAGCTCCGGATATTACTCGAAAGCGTATGTATCTTGAGTCTTTTGAACATCTTATGAATTCTGCCAAGAGTGTATTTATATTGGATGAGACTCAGAAAAATATTCTTCCGTTTTTGGACTTGTCCAGGGGGACATTTATAGAAACTCCATCTAAGGAACCGACAGAACAACATAAGACCACAGCCAAACCGTGA